A single genomic interval of Mariprofundus sp. NF harbors:
- a CDS encoding HD-GYP domain-containing protein: MLCNQIEQIHRNLNDTFPALCRIAVVLYDKETDMLKTFTNSTRDATPIQYYSSKLSSSESLSKLVETREMRIIDDITAISSDRRHTKLIKAAGYRSSLTFPVFSKDSLVGLLFMNAKEVNYFSAERVEQLKIFIHLISTLLIAETMPLKTLKGAVATAREFSRIKDEETGAHLSRMSHYARVIALEIGEKHDLNDEMIEYIFQFTPLHDVGKVGVPDKIILKDGKLTDDERSIVQTHVHIGKKIIDTMVDQFDLDGLDNVQMLRNIVLYHHECIDGSGYPEGLKGEEIPIEARITSTADVFDALTSKRPYKEAWSNRKALAFMAENKGRMFDADCVDALFASKPILKGIQERFKEDKLG, encoded by the coding sequence ATGTTATGCAATCAGATTGAGCAGATTCATCGAAACCTGAATGACACATTTCCAGCACTGTGCCGTATTGCCGTTGTACTCTACGACAAAGAGACAGACATGCTGAAAACCTTCACCAACAGCACCCGTGATGCCACCCCTATCCAGTACTACTCCAGCAAACTGAGCAGTTCAGAGTCACTCTCAAAACTGGTAGAAACAAGAGAGATGCGCATCATCGATGATATCACCGCGATCTCCTCAGATCGAAGACACACCAAGCTGATCAAAGCTGCCGGTTACCGCTCAAGTCTCACCTTTCCGGTGTTCAGTAAAGATTCACTGGTCGGCCTCCTGTTTATGAACGCCAAAGAGGTCAACTATTTCTCCGCTGAGAGAGTTGAACAACTTAAAATATTCATCCATCTCATCTCCACCCTGCTGATTGCCGAAACCATGCCGCTGAAAACACTGAAGGGTGCCGTCGCCACAGCCCGTGAATTTAGTCGCATCAAGGATGAGGAGACCGGTGCCCACCTATCCCGCATGTCTCATTATGCCCGGGTGATCGCACTTGAGATTGGCGAGAAACACGACCTCAATGACGAGATGATTGAGTATATTTTCCAGTTCACACCACTACATGATGTCGGAAAAGTCGGCGTGCCGGACAAAATCATCCTTAAAGATGGGAAGCTAACGGATGATGAAAGATCCATTGTTCAGACCCATGTTCATATCGGCAAAAAAATCATCGATACGATGGTCGATCAATTTGACCTTGATGGCCTTGATAACGTGCAGATGTTAAGAAACATTGTACTCTACCATCACGAATGTATTGATGGTTCCGGTTACCCTGAAGGGCTCAAAGGTGAGGAGATCCCGATAGAGGCTCGTATCACCTCAACGGCTGATGTATTTGATGCCCTGACCAGCAAACGCCCCTACAAAGAGGCATGGTCCAACCGCAAGGCGCTGGCATTTATGGCGGAAAACAAAGGGCGGATGTTTGATGCTGACTGTGTTGATGCGCTTTTTGCCAGCAAACCGATCCTGAAAGGTATTCAGGAACGTTTCAAAGAGGATAAGCTGGGCTGA
- a CDS encoding class I SAM-dependent methyltransferase, which yields MSSDQTQHPENQCDLCGGSSFEEIGNRDRHGKELHTGICSSCGLVAHMPVPSEEEVSAYYAEQYRRDYHGESTPSTRRIMRAWRNGDRILKQLFSRLDKKARVFEIGAGIGCTVKSFELQGFDASGIEPNKDFNAFTREQLHASVENRNLYDLPAEPTYDVVLLIHVIEHFSSPTRALNHIHSLLNEDGYFYVECPNIAGPFATYDRLFHYAHIYNFTPATLIALAKKCGFELVSQFTDESHPDINMLFRKVEAKALEVSSDEAARTKAAIHRYNAFTYHLRPAYIIRRINKILSYLGEFLLARVFVKGMLKHCKK from the coding sequence TTGAGTAGTGATCAGACGCAGCATCCGGAAAATCAGTGCGACCTTTGCGGAGGTTCGAGCTTTGAAGAGATAGGCAATCGTGACCGCCACGGCAAGGAACTGCACACCGGTATCTGCAGCAGCTGCGGACTGGTGGCGCATATGCCGGTGCCCAGCGAAGAGGAAGTATCCGCCTACTACGCCGAACAGTATCGCCGTGATTATCATGGTGAGAGCACTCCATCGACCCGCCGTATCATGCGCGCCTGGAGAAATGGCGACCGTATTCTTAAACAGCTCTTTTCACGACTGGATAAAAAAGCCAGGGTTTTTGAGATCGGTGCCGGTATCGGCTGCACAGTCAAATCATTCGAGCTGCAGGGTTTTGATGCCAGCGGCATTGAGCCAAACAAAGATTTCAATGCATTTACCCGCGAACAGCTTCACGCATCGGTAGAGAATCGTAACCTCTACGACCTGCCCGCTGAACCCACCTATGATGTGGTTCTTCTGATCCATGTGATCGAGCATTTTTCCAGCCCTACCCGCGCCCTGAATCATATCCACAGCCTGCTCAATGAAGATGGTTATTTCTATGTAGAGTGCCCGAACATTGCCGGCCCGTTCGCCACCTATGATCGTCTCTTCCACTACGCGCACATCTACAACTTCACCCCTGCAACCCTGATTGCTCTTGCCAAAAAGTGTGGCTTTGAGCTGGTCAGCCAGTTCACTGATGAGTCCCATCCCGATATTAACATGCTTTTCCGCAAGGTTGAGGCGAAAGCCCTTGAGGTCAGCAGTGATGAAGCGGCACGCACTAAAGCGGCCATCCATCGCTACAATGCATTCACCTACCACCTGCGTCCGGCTTATATCATTCGCCGCATCAACAAGATACTTAGCTATCTGGGTGAGTTTTTACTGGCCCGCGTATTCGTCAAAGGCATGCTCAAACACTGTAAAAAGTAG